In Epinephelus lanceolatus isolate andai-2023 chromosome 7, ASM4190304v1, whole genome shotgun sequence, the genomic stretch CTATTATTGAAACACGTTGAATTAGACTTTTTACGACGTCTTAAATTCGGTGTGTTTGCTCACTGAATTACAGATTAGCATGTTGGGAATGGTGTGTGGTGCAATTTGCGGTGGATCTAGttagcaccacggacagcgcaCAAAGCAGTAGTGCTCCACAAATGCCTTAAGATGATATCTATCTATCATATatcgatctatctatctatttatctatgtCATATGTGTTGCAAAAGTACAATTACAGTTTAAGCCAGCGAATTCAATTAACTGCAGTGGAATATAAttggtaatttattttctaAAGAAACAATTAACAACAATGTATTAGCACAAAATCATGGACATGAATTTTGAagaaaaatatcattaaatgaAGGAGTGAATAAAAGGACAGTGTGATCTGTGATGAGATGAACTATATGATGTGTTGGTTGTGTCTTAAGCTGTCACATGCACTGACACATCTTGCTGCATCTATGGCGCTGACACTATTTTCTCCTGGCAgatgttgcattttagtctggTCAGAGAGTGAATCAAAATCTTGGAGTTCATATTTaattttgtgaataactttgtTCTGATGTCTTCATGTGTGCTACATTGTAGCAGGaaatgtttctctgtctctgaggacagagctgacacagccTGTCTTCACTAGGCAGCCAGGTCTGCATGTGTCTGCCAGTCTCTATGGCCAGGCTGGGATCAGACTGGTGTCTCAACTGTATCCTTGTCAACAAAAAAATAGCATAAACATATAGATATTTGCTTATTTTGTCATAACCACTATTCATAGATGCACGTCAAGTAGCAGAGTAGAAACAGGAATCATTAATTTACACAGTGCATTTGATcattcagcaccacagacagcgcAAACCATAGCTGTGTCATTGTAATGCTCCGACTCCGTGGTATatgaagctgtgtgtgtctgtgtagatTTTGCCTACTTGTATGTTTTTGTTCGGTTGTTTAATTGCTTCATgttctgttttatattattgACTCCTGCTTGTAATGCAGACAGAGGGGAATTGAAGTGTCTCTATGAGATGTGAATTACTCCAGATTTGTCTAAGAAAGTATTTGTGTTGCAATGTGTTTTAGAAATGGCTCTATTATAGATGCCGCAGTAAGATACCGTGTAGTTCAGTCAATTGAACAGACAGGGACGCTGTTGGCCATCGAGTTGCTAAGGACACATTTGTTGCAGTACCTCCCCTATATCTCAATATATTGCATTTGGaaacagacagaggcagagctAACAATCAGGACTGCCACAGCACGAGCCTGGAGCCCACAGCAGGATTTATTTGTTCCACAATTTAGGATAAGTGTCATCTTTTGGATCATATACGCGTGTATACGGGTCACAGTCGGAACCTGGGTCGAAGAAACAGaggattttctatttttcttcaCGGACGTGTCGAGCGGAGCGATGGGATGGCAAGTGCTGTTGTTTCTCTCGCTGCTCTCCCTCCATGTAGCGCACGGGCAGGTCAGCTACTCCATTCCTGAGGAAATGGCAAAGGGGGCTCAAATAGGCAATATAGCTCAGGATTTAGGTTTAGGCGTGGAGAGATTGAAGTCAGGTAAAGCTCGTATTTATACTGGTAACACCGAGGAATATATTGAGctgaagagagaaaaaggagtCCTCCTCATTAAAGACAGAATAGACAGAGAGTCTCTGTGCGGGCAAACAATGCCTTGCGCACTCCATTTTCAAATGATTCTGGAAAACCCAATGGAGTTTTACACGGTCACTGTCGAAATTACAGATATAAATGACAACCCTCCGACGTTTGAGAGAGGTGAGATGAAATTTGAAATCAGCGAATCAGCTCTAACTGGAGCTCGATTCGTCTTAGAGAAAGCAATAGACGATGATGTCGGTATGAACGGTTTGAGCAGCTACGCCCTTAAACCTAGTGATAATTTCGTTTTGAAAACCATCAGCAGAGGCGATGGGACAAAACATGTGGAGATGGTTTTACATAAACCATTAGACCGAGAAAAACAGGAGTATATATCACTGATATTAACCGCTCTGGATGGGGGTCAACCACAGCTTTCAGGGACAATGCAGATCAGCATAACTGTGTTAGATGTCAACGACAACCCGCCCGTTTGTTCAAAACCAGAATACAAAGCGAGTGTTACAGAAAACGCTCCTGCGGGCACTGTAATAACTACAGTAAGAGCTACAGACATAGATAAAGGCAACAACGGAGTTGTAACATACACGATTTCAAAGTCAGGAGCAGCAGCActctttgaaattgattcacatACTGGAGTATTGACTCTATCTGGAAATGTAGATTATGAAAAGAGGAGGCTTTATGAGCTCGATGTTCAGGTGTCAGATCAGGGAGGATTATCCGACGCATGTAAAGTCATTGTGGACGTGACAGATACAAATGACAACCCGCCGTCCATTAACATCATGTCTAACTCGAACACAGTGTCTGAGAACGTCAAACCGGGAACGGTTGTCACGATGCTGAATATACAAGACCCAGACTCAAATGATAACGGCAAGGTCATGTGTGTTTTAAACGAAAATATTCCTTTTGCCATTAAATCAACAACAAATAATTTCTTTACCGTTGTCACGGACAGTGAtttagacagagagagatccTCTGAGTATAATATAACAGTGACGTGCTCTGATGAGGGAGTGCCCTCCCTCTCCAGTAGCGTCACTCTCACCTTACAGATCTCTGATGTGAATGATAACGCGCCTGTCTTTGAGAGGAGCTCATATGAGGCCTACATTGTAGAAAACAACACACCAGGCCTCTCTATATTCACAGTGAAAGCCAGAGACGCTGACTGGAACCAGAATGCCCGTGTTTCTTACATACTGGAGGACTCCTCTGTTAACGGAGTGCCAGTCTCCTCATATGTGTCCGTCAGTGCTGATAGTGGAGTCATCCATGCAGTGCGCTCTTTTGACTACGAGCAGATCAAAGACTTCCACTTCCGCGTCAAAGCGCAGGATAGAGGCTCCCCTCCACTCAGTAGCAACGTGAGTGTGAAAATACTGATCCAGGACCAGAACGACAACCCTCCTCAGGTGCTGTACCCAGTGCAGACTGGTGGCTCTGTGGTGGCGGAAATGGTGCCTCGTTCAGCAGATGTGGGCTATCTGGTGACTAAAGTGGTGGCTGTTGATGTGGACTCTGGACAGAATGCCTGGCTGTCCTATAAACTGCAGAAAGCCACAGACAGGGCGCTGTTTGAAGTGGGCTTACAGAATGGAGAAATAAGAACTATCCGCCAAGTGACTGATAAAGATGCTGTCAAACAAAGACTGAGTGTTATAGTGGAGGACAACGGGCAGCCCTCTCGTTCAGCTACAGTCATTGTTAACGTGGCGGTGGCGGACAGCTTCCCTGAAGTGCTGTCTGAGTTCACTGACTTTGCACACGACAAGGAGTACAATGACAACCTGACTTTTTACTTAGTCTTGGCTTTGGCTGTAgtttccttcctcttcatcacgTGTGTGGTGGTTATTATATCAGTGAAGATCTACAGATGGAGACAGTCTCGCATCCTGTATCACTCCAGTCTCCCTGTCATTCCATATTATCCACCACGTTACTCAGACACTTTGGGGACAGGGACTCTCCAACACGTGTACAATTACGAGGTGTGCAGGACGACAGACTCCAGAAAGAGTGACTGTAAGTTCGGCAGAGCCGGTAGTCAGAACGTGCTGATAATGGACCCCAGTTCTACAGGGACGATGCAGCGGATACAGAGTGACAAGAGCATCCTGGATGAACCTGACTCTCCTCTAGAGGTTAGAAATTAACGGTCTTTTACATTGAATTTTACATCTAACGCAACACATCACaaaacatgtatatatatagcaTATAAAATTTGTAGATTTTTAGTGGACAGTATTTTAAGCAAACAGGTCTTCCTCTAGATGTTTTACTGCTTTTATATTGTTTCAGTAAATCCCCATTTATTTAAAACGAAGCCTTATTAATGttacataactttttttttttaaatttcatttgagTATAGCAAACAGGAGAGCATACCGGTCAAAGGGGAATGATGCGTTCAGGGACTGAGTTGTATGATCTATGGGTTTACATCACGTGTTCATGTCCCAGAGGAATTTCAAATACATTTATTCTCAACTTATATTCTTAAAAGACACGACTTATTGTTCTTATGATATAATAATAGTAGTTAACAGTAGTAATCGAAGTAGTTGTtgtgtttgcttttgttgttgtagcTGTATTAGCAACAGTAGGATTAGTCGTTGTATAATTACTTTAATATAAAGATAATAAAGGATGTCCCAAATGTTACAGCGTTGTATGGCATCACGTTATTTTAACAGTAGCAACAGTCTGGGAGTTTGGGGTCTCATTCAGAGTTGATTCccttcagcaccgcggacagcgACATACATACAGCAGCATATTTAACCTGTCTTTTAACTGCTGTTTCATAAGTTTAAATATCTCTATctctgtttttgtcattatttgttAGTAATGATCATTATGTAAAAACccaattttttaatttaagagaCATTTTTCCCTTTCGGTTTTTCAATTTGATATCACATCCACCGTGAGTCCTGATACATCTACAACATCTGATCAGCAATGTGTCTCTGATTCTGttatctttaaatatattatCACAATGACCCAGACAGTAAACATGATGAATCATAGAGTTGTCTTCCTGTTGTCGTCTGTAAATTCCTATATATGAgttaagtgtttgtgtttaaaaaaatccagcTGGTGTACAGTGAGTTCTCCTGAGTTGAATTCAGTCGGTGTTGTGCAGTTTTGTAATATGGACTCTTAGGGCCGCTGTTGACCAGAGTGTTGATGAATCACAACAGGGTTGTAGCAGCACCTCCCATGTAACATCGTCACAGTACAGAGAGAACACGACGGGAAAGGACGGACAATTGTGGCTGTGGAAATTTATCGAAAAATAAGAGGAGAAAATTCGATCTGCAAGAGATTTATTGATCATGGGTGGATTATACAAGTTTGAGTTTGAGATTCATCATTGGTGATATCAGTTTCTGTGTGGAATACAAGCGGACTGTGGAGCCtcactgtggggaaaaaaatcggGTAGAACAATGAATCGGCAagtactgttgtttttctctctcctctccctccactcAGTGATCGGGCAGGTCAGCTACTCTATTCCTGAGGAAATGGCGAAAGGCTCTTTAGTGGGCAATATAGCCCAAGATTTAGGGTTAGAAATAAAACGTTTGATATCAGGTAAAGCGAAGATCTATACGAGGAACAGCGACGAGTACATCGAGCTgaacagagaaagaggagtccTCCTCGTCAAAGACAGAATCGACAGAGAGGTGCTGTGTACAGAGACGGCGCTGTGTGCTTTACATTTTCAGATTATTTTAGAGAATCCTATGGAGTTTTACACGGTTACTGTTCAGATCACAGATATTAATGATAATGCACCAACCTTTGaaaaaaatgagatgaaattTAAGATCAGTGAGACGGCGGTAATCGGGGCCAAATTTGTACTGGCACGGGCTGTCGATCTGGATGTTGGCATTAATGATCTTcaaaactataaaataaaaccaacagACAATTTTGCACTGAAACTCCACGATAACGCAGATGGCCATAAAAATGTTGAGATGGTGTTGCAGAAGCCtttagacagagagaaacaggagCAGATCTCTCTCGTGTTGAcggctgtagatggaggagaGCCGCAGATGTCAGGAACAATGCTGATTGTTATTACAGTTTTAGACGCTAATGATAATGCCCCCGTTTTTACACAGCCAACATACAAAGCTACAGTTACTGAGAACTCACCTAAAGGAACAGTTGTTGCCACTGTTACAGCCTCAGATGCGGATCAGGGTTCAAACGGTAAAATAACTTATTCAATTACAAATACACTAGACAATGTCAGGAAAGTATTTGAGGTTAATGAGGATAACGGCGACGTGTCATTGATTGGCGACATTGACTTCGAAAAGTCAAGGAACTTTCGCATAAATTTACTTGCTAGTGATGATGGAGGACTCACAGATTCTTGTAAATTGATTGTCGATGTTCAAGATATAAATGACAACAAACCTGAAATTAACATAATGTCAAAGTCAAATGTGAT encodes the following:
- the LOC144463860 gene encoding uncharacterized protein LOC144463860, with the translated sequence MEMPDRTMRWQVLLFISILSLTSVLGQVSYSIPEEMAKGSLIGNIAQDLGLDRKRLTSGKARIFTGDSAEYIELNRERGVLLIKEKIDREALCGQTTPCALHFQIILENPMEFYTVAVEITDINDNTPLFEKSDMKFKISESAVTGAKFLLERAIDPDVGMNSLQSYFLTKTENFALRLKDQPDGEKIVEMILQKSLDREKEEEIFLVLTAVDGGEPKLSGTAQIHVTVLDVNDNAPVFTKTVYKAAIPENAPKGTVITRVSASDADKGSNAGITYSISNTAADVRDMFEINELNGDLISKSNVDYEKSRYFQIHVQASDDGGLTDSCKITVEVIDINDNIPVINIMSQTNMIPEDAKPATVVTMVNVQDLDSGENGKVHCAINEHIPFTLKPTSNNFFNLLTDSDLDREKDSEYNITVTCSDEGVPSLFSSVTLTLQISDVNDNAPVFERSSYEAYIVENNTPGLSIFTVKARDADWNQNARVSYILEDSSVNGVPVSSYVSVSADSGVIHAVRSFDYEQIKDFHFRVRAQDGGSPPLSSNVSVKILIQDQNDNPPQVLYPVQTGGSVVAEMVPRSADVGYLVTKVVAVDVDSGQNAWLSYKLQKATDRALFEVGLQNGEIRTIRQVTDKDAVKQRLSVIVEDNGQPSRSATVIVNVAVADSFPEVLSEFTDFAHDREYNDNLTFYLVLALAVVSFLFITCLVVIISVKIYRWRQSRILYHSSLPVIPYYPPRYSDTLGTGTLQHVYNYEVCRTTDSRKSDCKFGRAGSQNVLIMDPSSTGTMQRIQSDKSILDEPDSPLESESICVAMCFRNGSIIDAAVRYRVVQSIEQTGTLLAIELLRTHLLQYLPYISIYCIWKQTEAELTIRTATARAWSPQQDLFVPQFRISVIFWIIYACIRVTVGTWVEETEDFLFFFTDVSSGAMGWQVLLFLSLLSLHVAHGQVSYSIPEEMAKGAQIGNIAQDLGLGVERLKSGKARIYTGNTEEYIELKREKGVLLIKDRIDRESLCGQTMPCALHFQMILENPMEFYTVTVEITDINDNPPTFERGEMKFEISESALTGARFVLEKAIDDDVGMNGLSSYALKPSDNFVLKTISRGDGTKHVEMVLHKPLDREKQEYISLILTALDGGQPQLSGTMQISITVLDVNDNPPVCSKPEYKASVTENAPAGTVITTVRATDIDKGNNGVVTYTISKSGAAALFEIDSHTGVLTLSGNVDYEKRRLYELDVQVSDQGGLSDACKVIVDVTDTNDNPPSINIMSNSNTVSENVKPGTVVTMLNIQDPDSNDNGKVMCVLNENIPFAIKSTTNNFFTVVTDSDLDRERSSEYNITVTCSDEGVPSLSSSVTLTLQISDVNDNAPVFERSSYEAYIVENNTPGLSIFTVKARDADWNQNARVSYILEDSSVNGVPVSSYVSVSADSGVIHAVRSFDYEQIKDFHFRVKAQDRGSPPLSSNVSVKILIQDQNDNPPQVLYPVQTGGSVVAEMVPRSADVGYLVTKVVAVDVDSGQNAWLSYKLQKATDRALFEVGLQNGEIRTIRQVTDKDAVKQRLSVIVEDNGQPSRSATVIVNVAVADSFPEVLSEFTDFAHDKEYNDNLTFYLVLALAVVSFLFITCVVVIISVKIYRWRQSRILYHSSLPVIPYYPPRYSDTLGTGTLQHVYNYEVCRTTDSRKSDCKFGRAGSQNVLIMDPSSTGTMQRIQSDKSILDEPDSPLEVRN